One window of Geotoga petraea genomic DNA carries:
- the rsxE gene encoding electron transport complex subunit RsxE yields MATRMANFKSGLIDNNPVFVQVLGMCPTLATTTNAENGLGMGLASLAVLIMSNIVISLIRKMVPQKIRIPVYIVVIASFVTIIDLVMHGFTYELWKTLGLFIPLIVVNCIIMGRAEAFASKNGIVDSIIDALGMGLGFTGSLILLGSVRELLGNGTIFGLDIWADGLKMYAFILPPGAFIALGLLLAMFNYIGIRREENKKKKKAGGNK; encoded by the coding sequence ATGGCTACAAGAATGGCAAATTTTAAAAGTGGTTTAATAGATAATAATCCAGTTTTTGTTCAGGTTTTAGGTATGTGTCCAACTCTTGCAACTACTACTAATGCAGAAAATGGATTAGGTATGGGATTGGCTTCTTTGGCAGTTTTAATCATGTCAAATATTGTTATTTCATTAATAAGAAAAATGGTTCCTCAAAAGATAAGAATTCCAGTTTATATAGTTGTTATAGCTTCATTTGTTACTATAATTGATTTGGTAATGCATGGTTTTACATATGAGTTATGGAAAACACTTGGATTATTCATACCTCTTATAGTTGTTAACTGTATTATTATGGGAAGAGCAGAAGCTTTTGCTTCAAAAAATGGAATAGTTGATTCAATAATAGATGCTTTGGGAATGGGGTTAGGATTTACAGGATCATTAATATTATTGGGATCCGTAAGAGAATTATTAGGAAATGGCACTATTTTTGGTTTGGACATTTGGGCTGATGGTTTAAAAATGTATGCATTTATTTTACCTCCAGGTGCATTTATAGCTTTAGGTTTGCTATTAGCTATGTTTAATTATATTGGTATTAGAAGAGAAGAAAATAAAAAAAAGAAAAAGGCTGGTGGAAATAAATGA
- the rsxA gene encoding electron transport complex subunit RsxA, which translates to MTNLILIFLSATLVNNFVLSRFLGICPFLGVSKKIDSATGMSMAVIFVMTMAGIITWGLNLILVVTGLEFLRIIVFILVIASLVQFVEFFIKKTSPSLYEALGIYLPLITTNCAVLGVALINIQTNYNFIEATVNSFASSLGFAMALIIFSSIRERVDLNNIPKAFKGTALALITAGLLSMAFMGFSGLVKI; encoded by the coding sequence ATGACGAATTTAATATTAATATTTTTATCAGCAACACTTGTTAACAACTTTGTTCTATCAAGGTTTTTAGGGATATGTCCTTTTTTAGGTGTGTCAAAAAAAATAGATTCAGCGACTGGAATGTCAATGGCAGTTATTTTTGTTATGACAATGGCTGGTATAATCACTTGGGGATTAAATTTAATCTTAGTAGTAACAGGTTTGGAATTTTTGAGAATAATTGTATTTATTTTGGTTATAGCATCATTAGTTCAATTTGTCGAATTCTTTATAAAGAAGACATCACCATCTCTATATGAAGCATTGGGTATATATTTACCTTTGATCACTACAAATTGTGCTGTTTTAGGAGTTGCATTAATCAATATACAAACTAATTATAATTTTATTGAAGCAACAGTTAATTCATTTGCGTCCTCATTGGGTTTTGCAATGGCTTTAATTATATTTTCATCAATAAGAGAAAGGGTAGACTTAAATAATATCCCAAAAGCATTTAAAGGAACTGCATTGGCTTTGATTACAGCAGGATTATTGTCAATGGCATTTATGGGATTCTCCGGACTTGTAAAAATATAA
- a CDS encoding (Fe-S)-binding protein, producing the protein METVIYAVILLGLLGLLAGTFLAFAAKKFEVKENSRKIITEIVLPGINCGACGYPGCSAFAKGFINGEVDKNGCVPGKRQGVPEKLELISKMSDEELNELYESASEEESKIKEELEKKL; encoded by the coding sequence ATGGAAACGGTTATTTATGCTGTAATATTACTTGGATTATTGGGTCTCTTAGCAGGAACTTTCTTAGCTTTTGCAGCAAAAAAGTTTGAAGTTAAAGAAAATTCAAGAAAAATCATCACTGAAATAGTTTTACCTGGAATAAATTGTGGAGCATGTGGTTATCCTGGCTGTTCTGCTTTTGCAAAAGGATTTATAAATGGTGAAGTAGATAAAAACGGATGTGTTCCAGGGAAAAGACAAGGAGTTCCAGAAAAACTTGAATTAATAAGCAAGATGTCTGATGAAGAATTAAATGAGTTATACGAATCAGCAAGCGAAGAAGAAAGCAAAATTAAAGAAGAATTAGAAAAAAAATTATAA
- a CDS encoding ferritin-like domain-containing protein: protein MTKVLGILKYALSREKEGNEFYKTNKLKVKNSQLKEIFENLAEMEYDHIQYISDLIDATEDGNKKLNEIIFEEDKSFFESRKKNEIVEEEIEDMTSDLSIIRMAYLIEEDFKNFYDNAADNVEDKDAKDILKKLSKWEKNHRDTLYDLYRDMMKDYWDEMGFEPLF from the coding sequence ATGACCAAAGTTTTGGGAATTTTAAAATATGCTTTATCAAGGGAAAAAGAAGGGAACGAATTCTATAAAACAAACAAACTAAAGGTGAAAAATTCACAGTTGAAAGAGATTTTTGAAAATTTGGCTGAAATGGAATATGACCATATTCAATATATATCAGATTTAATTGATGCAACAGAAGATGGAAACAAAAAACTCAACGAAATAATTTTTGAAGAAGATAAAAGTTTTTTTGAATCTCGAAAGAAAAACGAAATTGTTGAAGAAGAAATTGAAGATATGACATCAGATCTCTCTATTATAAGAATGGCTTATTTAATTGAAGAAGATTTTAAAAATTTTTATGACAATGCCGCTGATAATGTTGAAGACAAAGATGCAAAAGACATACTAAAAAAACTATCTAAATGGGAGAAAAATCATAGAGATACTTTATACGATCTTTATAGAGATATGATGAAAGATTACTGGGATGAAATGGGATTTGAACCTCTATTCTAA
- a CDS encoding adenosylhomocysteinase: protein MDLKKSGHQKIDWVKKYMKVINSIKEKYYDEKPFKGKKISMSIHLEAKTAYLAIILKQLGAEVSITGSNPLSTQPDVVEALKDYGLNVYAEKTLDEGVYWKNIDKVLSQKPDIIIDDGADLGSRYIEKYDTNSLLGICEETTTGVMRYEALNKKGSLKVPVIAVNNSKMKYLFDNRYGTGQSTWDGIIRSTNTTVTGKNVVVGGYGWCSRGIALRAKGLGANVIVTEVDPIKANEAIMDGFRVMKMDYAAPIGDIFVTATGDINIITKKHFRKMKDGAILANSGHFDVEVSVKDMKEIADSIEEIKPGVEEYKIDGKSLFLLAKGRLVNLVNGDGHPIEIMDLSFSLQLEAAKYLLENPDQKINVKPVPDFIDNKIARIKLETMGIEIDTLSKEQQKYLNKGI from the coding sequence ATGGATTTAAAAAAATCAGGACATCAAAAGATTGATTGGGTTAAAAAGTACATGAAAGTAATTAATAGCATTAAAGAAAAATACTATGATGAAAAACCTTTTAAAGGCAAAAAAATTTCAATGAGTATCCATTTAGAAGCAAAAACTGCATACTTAGCCATTATTTTAAAACAGCTTGGTGCTGAAGTATCAATAACAGGCAGTAACCCACTTTCCACCCAGCCTGATGTAGTTGAAGCACTTAAAGATTATGGGCTAAATGTTTATGCTGAAAAAACTTTAGATGAAGGTGTTTATTGGAAAAACATTGACAAAGTACTTTCCCAAAAACCAGATATTATTATTGATGATGGAGCAGATCTTGGATCGAGATATATAGAAAAATATGACACAAATTCTCTACTTGGTATTTGTGAAGAAACTACTACAGGAGTTATGAGATATGAAGCCTTGAATAAAAAAGGATCTTTAAAAGTACCCGTTATAGCAGTAAACAATTCTAAAATGAAATACCTCTTTGATAATAGATATGGAACTGGTCAATCTACATGGGATGGTATTATTAGATCTACAAATACAACTGTTACTGGCAAAAATGTTGTAGTTGGAGGATATGGATGGTGCTCACGAGGTATTGCACTAAGGGCCAAAGGTTTAGGCGCTAATGTTATTGTAACAGAAGTAGACCCAATAAAAGCCAATGAAGCCATTATGGATGGCTTCAGAGTTATGAAAATGGATTATGCTGCACCTATAGGAGACATTTTTGTTACAGCAACAGGAGATATAAATATAATCACAAAAAAACATTTTAGAAAAATGAAGGATGGTGCAATATTAGCTAATTCTGGTCATTTTGATGTTGAAGTTAGCGTAAAAGATATGAAGGAAATAGCTGATTCAATTGAAGAAATTAAACCGGGAGTTGAGGAGTATAAAATAGATGGAAAATCACTTTTTCTTTTAGCAAAAGGCAGACTAGTCAATCTTGTTAATGGAGATGGACACCCAATAGAAATTATGGATCTTTCTTTCAGCTTACAGCTTGAAGCTGCAAAATATCTTTTAGAAAATCCAGATCAAAAAATTAATGTAAAACCTGTCCCAGATTTTATAGATAATAAAATCGCTCGTATAAAATTAGAAACAATGGGTATAGAAATAGATACGTTGTCAAAAGAACAACAAAAATATTTAAATAAAGGGATTTGA
- a CDS encoding TIGR03915 family putative DNA repair protein, producing MLIKYDNTIEGFYCVLYYVYKNKIKPQDITFDQNTLFQTKTLRIKTIQKISDYIFDWLNKNFSKKVHKKVYYVFLSNLPNKEVFIIKYLNLINKFGEKLDKTYKSEVINVIKDYYKKVSFESHRFKGLIRFKELKNGYFYSIIEPDHNILPIISHHFSNRLTYENFIIHDTKRSFAYVHDNNIKDIVEIKNMDMNVDNFYSDDEFIFQEAWKIYHKHLSIKERYNPKLQRNFMPKRYWKNLTEF from the coding sequence ATGCTTATTAAATATGATAATACCATTGAAGGTTTTTATTGCGTTTTGTACTACGTTTACAAAAATAAAATTAAACCACAAGATATTACTTTTGATCAAAATACTTTGTTTCAAACTAAAACCCTTAGAATTAAAACTATTCAAAAAATTTCTGATTATATTTTTGATTGGTTAAATAAAAATTTTTCTAAAAAAGTCCATAAAAAAGTATACTACGTTTTTCTTTCAAATCTTCCAAATAAAGAAGTATTTATCATAAAATATCTAAATTTAATAAATAAATTTGGAGAAAAATTAGATAAAACTTATAAAAGTGAAGTGATAAACGTTATAAAAGATTATTATAAAAAAGTAAGTTTTGAATCACATAGATTTAAAGGTTTAATACGATTTAAAGAGTTAAAAAATGGTTATTTTTACTCTATTATTGAGCCTGACCATAACATTCTCCCAATCATAAGCCATCATTTTTCTAATAGACTCACCTATGAAAATTTTATTATACATGATACAAAAAGAAGTTTTGCTTATGTGCATGACAATAATATAAAAGACATTGTTGAAATAAAAAATATGGATATGAATGTTGATAACTTTTATTCTGATGATGAATTTATTTTTCAAGAAGCATGGAAAATATATCATAAACATTTGAGTATAAAAGAAAGGTATAATCCAAAATTACAAAGAAATTTTATGCCAAAAAGATATTGGAAAAATTTGACTGAATTTTGA
- a CDS encoding putative DNA modification/repair radical SAM protein — MLKTLNEKIKMLSESAKYDISCSSSGSSRSNKNKGIGNASSGGICHSWTSDGRCISLLKILMSNDCIFDCVYCINRRSNDINRGTLTVNELVNLTIQFYKRNYIEGLFLSSAIFINSDHTMEKMYQVVYKLRKEHKFNGYIHVKAIPGASIDLIRKTGFLADRMSINIELPTQKSLRALAPQKSKENIFKPMKFIGENNLMIYQDKKKFKNTPKFVPAGQTTQMIVGASPENDHMILNLTEALYKKFHLKRVYFSAYVPINDDPKIHFSGKIQRNREHRLYQADWLLRFYDFTVDEIFDKSNNFLNEYLDPKTFWALNHLEYFPINVNKASYQELLRIPGFGIKTCRKIVSARKYSTITYDELKKMGAVLKRAKYFIEVPGLKIGGVFRDPEILKNHFISESKNKSAKLIPLFTGKELELPNAY; from the coding sequence ATGTTAAAAACTTTAAATGAAAAAATTAAAATGTTGTCAGAATCAGCAAAATATGATATTTCTTGTTCTTCCAGTGGAAGCTCCAGGAGTAATAAAAATAAAGGTATAGGAAATGCTTCTTCTGGAGGAATATGTCATAGTTGGACTTCTGACGGAAGATGTATTTCTTTGTTAAAAATACTTATGTCAAATGATTGTATTTTTGACTGTGTTTATTGCATTAACAGAAGATCAAATGATATAAATAGGGGGACTCTTACTGTTAATGAACTTGTTAATTTGACAATACAATTTTATAAAAGAAATTATATAGAAGGATTATTTTTAAGTTCTGCTATATTTATTAATTCTGATCATACTATGGAAAAAATGTATCAAGTTGTTTATAAATTGAGAAAAGAGCATAAATTTAATGGATATATACATGTAAAAGCAATACCAGGAGCGAGTATTGATTTGATAAGAAAAACGGGATTTTTAGCTGATAGAATGAGTATAAACATTGAACTACCTACTCAAAAAAGTTTGAGAGCTCTTGCCCCCCAAAAGTCAAAAGAAAACATTTTTAAACCAATGAAATTTATTGGAGAAAACAATCTGATGATTTACCAAGATAAAAAGAAGTTTAAAAATACTCCTAAATTTGTTCCTGCTGGTCAAACAACACAAATGATTGTGGGAGCATCTCCAGAAAATGATCACATGATTTTGAATTTGACTGAGGCATTATACAAAAAATTCCATTTGAAAAGGGTATATTTTTCAGCATACGTTCCTATAAATGACGATCCTAAAATACATTTTTCTGGTAAAATACAAAGGAATAGAGAACACAGACTTTATCAAGCTGATTGGTTATTAAGATTTTATGATTTTACTGTGGATGAAATATTTGATAAATCAAATAATTTTTTAAACGAGTATTTAGATCCAAAAACATTTTGGGCTTTAAATCACTTAGAATATTTCCCTATAAACGTTAATAAAGCATCATATCAAGAACTTTTAAGAATACCTGGATTTGGTATCAAAACATGTAGAAAAATTGTCTCTGCAAGAAAATATTCAACTATAACTTATGACGAATTAAAAAAAATGGGGGCAGTTTTAAAAAGAGCAAAATATTTTATAGAAGTGCCAGGCTTAAAAATAGGTGGGGTTTTTAGAGATCCAGAGATTTTGAAAAATCATTTTATTTCAGAGTCAAAAAATAAAAGTGCTAAATTAATTCCTCTTTTCACTGGAAAGGAGTTAGAACTTCCAAATGCTTATTAA
- the rdgB gene encoding RdgB/HAM1 family non-canonical purine NTP pyrophosphatase produces the protein MKEIYFATSNQHKLNEIQEIFKNHFIVKSIFDLVDYFEPEECADSFIGNSTIKAVTAGSLVNKPVFADDSGLCIDSLKGFPGVKSARYMEGHTYMEKMETLLKKIDNNRKAYFASAATFYDPKTHILISTEGRVYGSISKDIRGKNGFGYDPFFIPEGFEQTFGELGEEIKNKISHRFNAFDKLKDILYKLGL, from the coding sequence ATGAAAGAAATCTACTTTGCCACTTCAAATCAACATAAATTAAATGAAATCCAAGAGATTTTCAAAAATCATTTTATTGTAAAATCAATTTTCGATTTAGTAGATTATTTTGAACCTGAAGAATGTGCTGATTCTTTCATTGGGAACTCCACTATAAAAGCTGTCACAGCAGGGAGTCTTGTTAATAAGCCTGTTTTTGCTGACGATTCTGGCTTATGTATAGATTCTTTGAAAGGATTTCCTGGAGTAAAATCCGCAAGATATATGGAAGGGCATACTTATATGGAAAAAATGGAAACTCTTTTAAAAAAAATAGATAATAATAGAAAAGCTTATTTTGCCAGTGCCGCAACATTTTATGATCCTAAAACACATATTCTTATTTCTACAGAGGGAAGAGTCTATGGTTCCATTTCAAAAGATATAAGAGGAAAAAATGGATTTGGATATGACCCATTTTTTATACCTGAAGGCTTTGAACAAACTTTTGGTGAACTTGGAGAAGAAATAAAGAACAAAATAAGTCATAGATTTAACGCTTTTGACAAATTAAAAGATATTTTATATAAATTAGGCCTTTAA
- the rpe gene encoding ribulose-phosphate 3-epimerase — MVKIFPSILSADFFNLEKELKQIQNDADGLHMDVMDGNFVPNISFGNPIIKAVRNHMDMYFDTHLMINNPDLYIEEFSKYSNSLTVHYEATNHLDRTINAIKEKGLKAGIAINPHTSIYLLENILNIIDSVLIMSVNPGFGGQSFIDYSIDKIKDLKVLIEKKNLNVSIQVDGGVSKDNIKELFEAGATEFISGSAIFKSEDPANEIRKMKDRVK, encoded by the coding sequence ATGGTAAAGATTTTTCCTTCAATTTTATCAGCAGACTTTTTTAATTTAGAAAAAGAATTAAAACAAATTCAAAATGATGCAGATGGATTACATATGGATGTTATGGATGGAAACTTTGTTCCTAACATTAGTTTTGGTAACCCCATCATAAAAGCTGTCAGGAATCATATGGATATGTATTTTGACACTCATTTAATGATAAATAACCCAGATTTATACATTGAAGAGTTTTCAAAATATTCTAACTCATTAACAGTTCATTATGAAGCTACAAATCATTTAGATAGAACAATAAATGCAATAAAAGAAAAAGGATTAAAAGCAGGTATTGCAATTAACCCTCATACAAGTATTTATCTTCTTGAAAATATTTTAAATATTATAGACAGTGTGCTAATTATGAGTGTAAACCCTGGTTTTGGAGGACAATCTTTTATTGATTATTCTATAGACAAAATCAAAGATTTAAAAGTATTGATCGAAAAGAAAAATTTAAATGTATCTATTCAAGTTGATGGTGGAGTAAGTAAAGATAACATCAAAGAACTTTTTGAAGCTGGAGCTACTGAATTTATTTCTGGTTCGGCGATATTTAAATCCGAAGATCCCGCAAACGAAATCAGAAAAATGAAGGACAGAGTTAAATGA
- the rsgA gene encoding ribosome small subunit-dependent GTPase A → MSWNKGIVTRFHSNMATVNDLKTNTSLECVLRGKFKVQKIRPIVGDYIEYSKDDNNPIGKIENILERKNILYRPSIANLDQVILVTTLKYPEVDFLIVDKFIVQAEKEDLDIIIVLNKIDLLTDEDQKLKEKFLNIYSNLYTVIETSTKQNLNVEIIREKMKNKVSTLAGMSGVGKSSILNMINPGLKLRIGNISDKLKRGKHTTTHSELLRFDFGGFVADTPGFANIETYNIEKENLKDYFYEFYQYSRYCQFVDCQHVNEPNCGVKAAVRQEEISQSRYDNYLSIYSEIEKKVKKW, encoded by the coding sequence ATGTCTTGGAATAAAGGAATAGTTACTAGATTTCATTCAAATATGGCTACAGTTAACGATTTAAAAACCAATACTTCCCTAGAATGCGTTCTTCGAGGTAAATTTAAAGTACAAAAAATAAGACCAATTGTTGGAGATTATATTGAGTATAGCAAAGATGATAATAATCCAATTGGTAAAATAGAAAATATTCTTGAAAGAAAAAATATTTTATATAGACCATCAATTGCGAATTTAGATCAAGTAATTCTTGTTACAACTTTAAAATATCCTGAAGTTGATTTTCTAATAGTTGATAAATTCATTGTTCAAGCTGAAAAAGAAGATCTTGATATAATAATTGTTTTGAATAAAATTGATTTATTAACTGATGAAGATCAAAAATTAAAAGAAAAATTCTTGAATATATATTCTAATTTATATACTGTTATAGAGACATCTACAAAACAAAACCTAAATGTTGAAATTATTAGAGAAAAAATGAAGAATAAAGTAAGTACTTTGGCAGGAATGTCTGGTGTGGGTAAATCCTCTATATTGAATATGATTAATCCTGGTTTAAAATTAAGAATTGGCAATATTTCCGATAAGCTAAAAAGAGGTAAACATACCACCACTCATAGTGAACTACTACGTTTTGATTTTGGTGGTTTTGTTGCAGATACTCCAGGTTTTGCAAACATAGAAACATATAATATTGAAAAAGAAAATTTAAAAGATTATTTTTATGAGTTTTATCAATATTCAAGATACTGTCAATTTGTAGACTGTCAACATGTTAATGAACCTAATTGTGGAGTAAAAGCAGCTGTAAGACAGGAAGAAATATCACAATCAAGATATGATAATTATTTGAGTATATACAGTGAAATAGAAAAGAAGGTGAAAAAATGGTAA
- a CDS encoding PASTA domain-containing protein has translation MKFITKFFKSLGLFIFGVISAGLLFYFFMISFVNSSKTVEVPYLINSDIETAKAALEEKGLIPDFIGNGDKVIYTEPDAGVKVKEGHHVIVQMRNLENQKSPDLIGLPTEIAEQFLMEYGLTYEINKIKTYDINKNGIVISVVPAPGKRINSNSIVLNVGLYEGGN, from the coding sequence ATGAAATTTATAACTAAATTTTTTAAATCTTTGGGATTATTTATTTTTGGAGTGATTTCAGCAGGTCTTCTTTTTTACTTTTTTATGATATCCTTTGTGAATAGTTCCAAAACTGTTGAAGTACCTTATTTAATAAACAGCGATATAGAAACTGCTAAAGCTGCTTTAGAAGAAAAAGGATTAATCCCTGACTTCATTGGAAATGGAGATAAAGTTATATATACAGAGCCAGATGCTGGAGTAAAAGTTAAAGAAGGCCATCATGTTATAGTTCAAATGAGAAATTTGGAAAATCAAAAATCCCCGGATTTAATTGGATTACCAACTGAAATTGCCGAACAGTTTTTGATGGAATATGGCTTAACCTATGAGATTAACAAAATAAAAACATACGATATTAATAAAAATGGTATAGTCATAAGTGTTGTACCGGCTCCTGGTAAGCGTATTAATTCAAATTCAATCGTTTTAAATGTTGGCTTGTATGAAGGGGGAAATTAA
- the rlmN gene encoding 23S rRNA (adenine(2503)-C(2))-methyltransferase RlmN, translated as MFKNDILNFSYKDLKEHLQENLNFKTFRTDQILDWIYNKHVFNFEEMTNLSIDARNKLSENYTISNPEIMDIQKSKQDETTKFLFKLDDGALVESVVLYYPNRIAACISSQVGCALKCTFCNTGKLGFQRNMTGGEIISQVLTIEKYLDRRINNIVYMGMGEPLLNYDNVVNSILNLNDKKMRNLGARHITISTSGIADKIEELGNLDIEIRLSVSLHAPTNYQRDQLMPINTKYPVEELMQACEIYQEKTNKRVTFEYIAIKGFNDSKEDAIKLTELIGNLKSMVNIIPVNPNPAGYEKPKREYLMKFANILRDKGIDTVIRAEKGTDIDAACGQLKGKHVN; from the coding sequence TTGTTTAAGAATGATATTTTAAACTTTTCTTATAAAGATTTAAAAGAGCACTTACAAGAAAATTTGAATTTTAAAACATTTAGAACTGATCAAATATTAGACTGGATTTACAACAAACATGTTTTCAATTTTGAGGAAATGACAAATTTATCGATTGATGCAAGAAACAAACTATCTGAAAATTATACTATCTCAAATCCCGAAATAATGGATATACAAAAATCTAAGCAAGATGAAACTACAAAATTTTTGTTTAAATTAGATGATGGTGCTTTAGTTGAATCAGTTGTATTATATTATCCAAACAGAATTGCCGCTTGTATATCTTCTCAGGTTGGTTGTGCATTGAAATGCACTTTTTGCAACACTGGAAAATTAGGATTTCAAAGAAATATGACTGGAGGAGAAATTATCTCTCAAGTTCTTACAATAGAAAAATATTTAGATAGAAGAATTAACAACATTGTTTATATGGGAATGGGAGAACCTCTTCTCAACTATGATAATGTTGTTAACAGTATATTGAACTTAAATGATAAAAAAATGAGAAATTTAGGGGCAAGACATATAACTATTTCCACTTCTGGTATTGCAGACAAAATAGAAGAACTTGGGAATCTTGACATAGAAATAAGGTTGTCTGTTTCTTTACATGCTCCAACAAATTACCAAAGAGATCAATTAATGCCAATAAATACAAAATATCCCGTTGAAGAATTAATGCAAGCTTGTGAAATCTATCAAGAAAAAACAAATAAAAGGGTTACTTTTGAATACATTGCAATAAAAGGGTTTAACGATTCGAAAGAAGATGCTATCAAATTAACTGAATTAATTGGAAATTTAAAATCAATGGTAAACATAATTCCAGTTAATCCGAATCCAGCTGGATATGAAAAACCAAAAAGAGAATATTTAATGAAGTTTGCTAATATATTGAGAGATAAGGGTATAGATACTGTAATTAGAGCGGAAAAAGGTACAGATATAGATGCCGCATGCGGTCAATTAAAAGGTAAACATGTAAATTAA
- a CDS encoding transcription antitermination factor NusB — MIRSQLYTVLKKFYKRYSLNQENISYALDNLNAEDRGFFIKVLNHTIKNHIKIDFILKKLIKNFNSIPPASKTFLRLGVSQLLLGIDEYAAVNETVKLVKNKKQKSFVNAVLRNFIRQKDEILNNIPEYIEYSFPKWIYDEISFLNHRTEILKKHNKEPQITIRINTLKTNKKDLIEKLNELGIEVKNSLHFENSLIIQNNKDILLINHLFEEGFYYVQNESSQLVAHILNPKENDEVLDSCSAPGGKTTHLAELMKNYGTIDAYENDIIRLEMVKKNADKLGINIINTDLKDSSNVKLTKSYNKVLIDAPCTSAGISSIHPEVLLRLDEKNIEIYSKIQKDILHNILSQVGKGTEIVYSTCTFFQEENTKNMKYISEIFDIEFIDFKNDLNHFNIKSQYDGYGHYIIPDDYLIPFYITKIVKK; from the coding sequence TTGATTAGAAGCCAATTATATACTGTGCTAAAAAAGTTTTATAAACGATACAGCCTAAACCAAGAAAATATCAGTTATGCTTTGGATAATTTAAACGCTGAAGACAGAGGTTTTTTTATAAAAGTTTTGAATCATACTATTAAAAATCATATTAAAATAGATTTTATTTTAAAAAAATTAATAAAAAATTTTAATTCAATTCCCCCAGCCTCAAAAACCTTTTTAAGGCTGGGAGTTTCTCAGTTGTTATTGGGAATAGATGAATACGCTGCTGTAAATGAAACTGTTAAATTAGTTAAAAACAAAAAACAGAAAAGTTTTGTTAATGCTGTATTAAGGAACTTTATAAGACAAAAAGATGAAATATTAAATAATATTCCAGAATATATCGAATACAGCTTTCCAAAATGGATTTATGATGAAATTAGTTTCTTAAATCATAGGACTGAAATTTTAAAAAAACATAACAAAGAACCACAAATTACTATAAGGATAAATACTTTAAAAACAAATAAAAAAGACTTAATTGAAAAATTAAATGAACTTGGTATTGAAGTAAAGAATTCATTACACTTTGAAAATAGTCTAATTATACAAAATAACAAAGATATTCTACTTATAAATCACTTATTTGAAGAGGGTTTTTACTACGTCCAAAATGAATCATCGCAATTGGTAGCTCATATATTAAACCCAAAAGAAAATGATGAAGTTTTGGATTCATGTTCAGCTCCTGGAGGGAAAACAACCCATTTAGCCGAACTTATGAAAAATTATGGAACAATAGACGCTTATGAAAATGATATAATAAGATTAGAAATGGTTAAAAAAAATGCAGATAAACTTGGAATAAATATTATAAATACAGATTTAAAAGATTCTTCCAATGTTAAGTTGACAAAAAGTTATAACAAAGTTTTGATAGATGCACCATGTACCTCAGCTGGAATATCTTCAATACATCCAGAAGTTCTCTTAAGATTGGATGAGAAAAATATAGAGATCTATTCAAAAATTCAAAAAGATATACTACATAACATTCTCAGTCAAGTAGGAAAAGGTACAGAAATTGTCTACTCTACATGTACTTTTTTTCAAGAAGAAAATACTAAAAACATGAAATATATAAGTGAAATTTTTGATATAGAATTTATTGATTTTAAGAATGACTTAAATCATTTTAATATAAAGTCCCAATATGATGGATATGGACATTATATTATTCCAGATGACTACCTAATACCGTTTTATATAACAAAAATTGTAAAAAAATAA